One stretch of Aeromicrobium fastidiosum DNA includes these proteins:
- the purS gene encoding phosphoribosylformylglycinamidine synthase subunit PurS has product MPRVIVDVMPKPEILDPQGKAVHGALPRLGFDAVTDVRQGKRFELQVDVADEATLAEVHQLAETLLSNPVIEDYAVRVDGADA; this is encoded by the coding sequence ATGCCCCGAGTGATCGTCGACGTCATGCCCAAGCCGGAGATTCTCGACCCGCAGGGCAAGGCCGTCCACGGCGCGCTGCCGCGGCTCGGCTTCGACGCCGTCACCGACGTCCGTCAGGGCAAGCGCTTCGAGCTGCAGGTCGACGTCGCCGACGAGGCCACCCTCGCCGAGGTGCACCAGCTGGCCGAGACCCTGCTGTCCAACCCCGTCATCGAGGACTATGCCGTGCGGGTGGACGGGGCCGACGCGTGA
- the purQ gene encoding phosphoribosylformylglycinamidine synthase subunit PurQ, with protein sequence MKVGVVTFPGSLDDVDARRAVRLAGGEPVALWHGDHDLQGVDAIILPGGFSYGDYLRCGAIARFAPVMTEVVAAAKAGMPVLGICNGFQILCESHLLPGALIRNDHRTFICRDQELRVENASTAWTSDYAAGQQITIPLKNGEGGFVADDATLDRIEGEGQVVFRYVGVNPNGSLRDIAGITNERGNVVGLMPHPEHAVEDLTGPGTDGLGFFTSAVSSLLAKA encoded by the coding sequence GTGAAGGTCGGCGTCGTCACGTTCCCGGGCTCGCTCGACGACGTCGACGCACGACGTGCCGTCCGCCTCGCGGGAGGTGAGCCGGTCGCGCTGTGGCACGGCGACCACGACCTGCAGGGCGTCGACGCGATCATCCTGCCGGGCGGCTTCTCGTACGGCGACTACCTGCGGTGCGGCGCGATCGCCCGCTTCGCGCCCGTCATGACCGAGGTCGTCGCGGCCGCCAAGGCCGGCATGCCGGTGCTGGGCATCTGCAACGGCTTCCAGATCCTGTGCGAGTCGCACCTGCTGCCGGGCGCGCTGATCCGCAACGACCACCGCACGTTCATCTGCCGCGACCAGGAGCTGCGGGTCGAGAACGCGTCCACCGCGTGGACGTCCGACTACGCCGCCGGCCAGCAGATCACGATCCCCCTCAAGAACGGCGAGGGCGGCTTCGTCGCCGACGACGCCACGCTCGACCGCATCGAGGGGGAGGGCCAGGTCGTCTTCCGCTACGTCGGCGTCAACCCCAACGGCTCGCTGCGCGACATCGCCGGCATCACCAACGAGCGCGGCAACGTCGTGGGTCTCATGCCGCACCCCGAGCACGCCGTCGAGGACCTCACGGGCCCCGGCACCGACGGGCTCGGCTTCTTCACTTCGGCCGTCAGCTCGCTGCTCGCGAAGGCCTGA
- a CDS encoding SCO4848 family membrane protein, with protein sequence MDLPVAVSVLLIVAGVWNFVVWPQFLRRVLKDPRARDEAGKATTFLTVHLVLVAVSLTLGLATGIVGIAALL encoded by the coding sequence ATGGATCTTCCCGTTGCCGTGTCCGTCCTGCTGATCGTCGCCGGAGTCTGGAACTTCGTCGTCTGGCCCCAGTTCCTGCGTCGCGTGCTCAAGGACCCGCGGGCCCGCGACGAGGCCGGCAAGGCCACGACGTTCCTGACGGTGCACCTCGTGCTCGTCGCGGTCTCGCTGACCCTCGGCCTGGCCACAGGCATCGTGGGAATCGCCGCCCTGCTCTGA
- a CDS encoding GNAT family N-acetyltransferase: MTNSVSHNVDKQRYEIHVDGAFAGLTQALEDGEVVTMPHTKIFDEFEGQGLATQLVTGALDDIRARGKKIVAECPYVAQFVVKHPEYADLLA; this comes from the coding sequence ATGACCAACTCCGTTTCCCACAACGTCGACAAGCAGCGCTACGAGATCCACGTCGACGGCGCGTTCGCCGGCCTCACCCAGGCCCTCGAGGACGGCGAGGTCGTGACCATGCCGCACACCAAGATCTTCGACGAGTTCGAGGGCCAGGGCCTCGCGACCCAGCTCGTGACCGGCGCGCTCGACGACATCCGCGCCCGGGGCAAGAAGATCGTCGCGGAGTGCCCCTACGTCGCGCAGTTCGTGGTCAAGCACCCCGAGTACGCCGACCTGCTGGCCTGA
- a CDS encoding DEAD/DEAH box helicase → MNQPDGSTALPTFSTLSLPQSIVTTLARQDIVNPSPVQMAVIPDALAGKNVLGRARTGSGKTLAFGLPVLARLAGRTSRPRAPRALILLPTRELATQVRAAMEPLAQKMGLRLTTVYGGVPINKQINTLKNGVDVVIATPGRLTDLLDRRCMTLDDIEITVLDEADHLCDLGFYKPIDAILTKTPERSQRLLLSATLDGDVNKLVKRHLPQHVLHEVDSGESTVETMEHHVLVSAATEKSKAAFDLLRANPRSIVFTRTRRGAMRLAKQLTQNGIEAVDMHGDLSQRHRERNLEAFSSGRASVIVATDVAARGIHVDGIGLVVHYDAPAEHKAYQHRSGRTARAGESGAVVTMTTPEALRDVIQLQNKAGVTARHHDARTAPSPMTVDALSGAGTEAPHASSVRQGARSSGGGNGGGNRGGGRPSGGFRGNGGGRPQGGGSGGNRGGGGGRRRTGGSGSGNGGSGGSRTVYSSS, encoded by the coding sequence TTGAATCAGCCTGACGGCAGCACTGCGCTGCCTACTTTCTCCACCCTGTCCCTTCCCCAGTCGATCGTCACGACGCTTGCGCGTCAGGACATCGTCAACCCGAGTCCCGTCCAGATGGCCGTCATCCCCGACGCGCTGGCCGGCAAGAACGTCCTCGGCCGCGCACGCACCGGCTCCGGCAAGACCCTGGCCTTCGGCCTGCCGGTCCTCGCCCGCCTGGCGGGTCGCACGAGCCGTCCCCGCGCCCCCCGCGCGCTGATCCTGCTGCCCACGCGCGAGCTGGCCACGCAGGTTCGCGCCGCGATGGAGCCGCTCGCCCAGAAGATGGGCCTGCGTCTCACGACGGTCTACGGCGGCGTGCCGATCAACAAGCAGATCAACACGCTCAAGAACGGCGTCGACGTCGTCATCGCGACCCCCGGTCGTCTGACCGATCTGCTCGATCGTCGCTGCATGACGCTCGACGACATCGAGATCACGGTGCTCGACGAGGCCGACCACCTGTGCGACCTCGGCTTCTACAAGCCGATCGACGCGATCCTCACCAAGACGCCCGAGCGCAGCCAGCGCCTGCTGCTGTCGGCGACGCTCGACGGCGACGTCAACAAGCTCGTCAAGCGCCACCTGCCGCAGCACGTGCTGCACGAGGTCGACTCCGGCGAGAGCACGGTCGAGACGATGGAGCACCACGTGCTCGTCAGCGCCGCGACCGAGAAGTCGAAGGCCGCGTTCGACCTGCTGCGCGCCAACCCGCGCAGCATCGTGTTCACCCGCACGCGTCGCGGTGCGATGCGTCTGGCCAAGCAGCTGACGCAGAACGGCATCGAGGCCGTCGACATGCACGGTGACCTCTCGCAGCGTCACCGTGAGCGCAACCTCGAGGCGTTCAGCAGCGGTCGCGCCAGCGTCATCGTCGCGACGGACGTCGCCGCGCGCGGCATCCACGTCGACGGCATCGGCCTGGTCGTGCACTACGACGCCCCCGCCGAGCACAAGGCCTACCAGCACCGCTCGGGCCGCACGGCCCGCGCCGGCGAGTCGGGAGCCGTCGTCACGATGACGACGCCCGAGGCGCTGCGCGACGTCATCCAGCTGCAGAACAAGGCCGGCGTCACGGCGCGTCACCACGACGCGCGCACGGCACCGTCGCCCATGACGGTCGACGCCCTGTCGGGTGCCGGCACCGAGGCACCGCACGCGTCGAGCGTCCGTCAGGGTGCTCGTTCGTCCGGCGGCGGCAACGGCGGCGGCAACCGTGGTGGGGGCCGCCCCTCCGGCGGCTTCCGCGGCAACGGTGGCGGACGCCCGCAAGGCGGCGGCAGCGGCGGCAACCGCGGCGGTGGCGGCGGACGTCGTCGCACCGGCGGAAGCGGCAGTGGCAACGGCGGCTCCGGCGGATCGCGCACCGTCTACTCGTCCTCGTAG
- a CDS encoding Nramp family divalent metal transporter, protein MPIRDRRPRLGLLGPAFIAAVAYVDPGNVATNVTAGSTFGYTLVWVVVMANVMAVLVQYLSAKLGMVTGRSLATHVGERLPRGPRIAFWLQAEAIAVATDLAEVVGGAIALNLLFDLPLMVGAVITAAVAMVILRIGDRRGQSALERVIMGFLVLIAVGFMAGLFIDPPAVSPLAQGLVPRFDGAESVLLASGIIGATVMPHVIYLHSSLTTSRLGARGEGRSVRELLAATRTDVVLALILAGVLNLSLLVVAATSLQGLEGTDTLEGVHRVVTSELGAGVALLFAVALLGSGLASTSVGSAAGAEVMQGLLGIRLPVLLRRVVTLIPALVVLALGAEPSRALVVSQVVLSIGIPFALVPLMVLTASRDVMGEHVNARGTTVAACVVAAIVIALNVSLLWLTFTG, encoded by the coding sequence ATGCCCATCCGCGACCGTCGACCCCGGCTGGGCCTGCTGGGTCCCGCGTTCATCGCGGCCGTCGCCTACGTCGACCCCGGCAACGTCGCGACCAACGTGACGGCCGGCTCGACGTTCGGCTACACGCTGGTGTGGGTCGTGGTGATGGCCAATGTCATGGCGGTGCTGGTGCAGTACCTGTCGGCCAAGCTCGGGATGGTCACGGGCCGGTCGCTGGCGACGCACGTGGGGGAGCGACTCCCGCGCGGGCCGCGCATCGCCTTCTGGCTGCAGGCCGAGGCGATCGCCGTCGCGACCGACCTGGCCGAGGTGGTCGGCGGCGCCATCGCGCTCAACCTGCTGTTCGACCTCCCGCTCATGGTGGGGGCCGTCATCACCGCCGCCGTCGCGATGGTGATCCTGCGCATCGGCGACCGTCGGGGCCAGAGCGCGCTCGAACGGGTCATCATGGGATTCCTCGTGCTGATCGCGGTCGGGTTCATGGCCGGGCTGTTCATCGACCCGCCGGCCGTCTCGCCGCTGGCGCAGGGCCTGGTGCCGCGGTTCGACGGAGCCGAGAGCGTGCTGCTGGCCTCGGGCATCATCGGTGCCACGGTCATGCCGCACGTCATCTACCTGCACTCCAGCCTGACGACGTCGAGGCTCGGCGCGCGGGGCGAGGGTCGCAGCGTCCGCGAGCTGCTGGCGGCGACGCGCACCGACGTCGTGCTGGCGCTGATCCTGGCCGGCGTGCTCAACCTGTCGCTGCTGGTCGTGGCCGCGACGAGCCTGCAGGGGCTCGAGGGCACCGACACGCTCGAGGGCGTCCACCGCGTCGTGACGTCCGAGCTCGGCGCTGGCGTGGCGCTGCTGTTCGCGGTCGCCCTGCTCGGCTCCGGGCTCGCGTCGACGTCGGTCGGCAGCGCGGCAGGGGCCGAGGTGATGCAGGGGCTGCTGGGCATCCGGCTGCCGGTGCTGCTGCGCCGGGTCGTCACGCTGATCCCCGCGCTGGTGGTGCTGGCCCTGGGTGCCGAGCCGAGCCGGGCGCTGGTCGTCTCGCAGGTCGTCCTGTCGATCGGCATCCCGTTCGCGTTGGTGCCGTTGATGGTCCTGACCGCCAGCCGGGACGTCATGGGCGAGCACGTCAACGCCCGGGGCACGACGGTCGCCGCGTGCGTCGTGGCGGCCATCGTGATCGCGCTGAACGTGTCGCTGCTGTGGCTCACGTTCACGGGCTGA
- a CDS encoding alpha/beta fold hydrolase, whose translation MAPPKIGLPRTLGSARTNLSDKLRRKPIADLRGMPREVVEERASFTLYRYLPVAGIEPQGRPVLLVPPLAAPALAFDLRRGCSVVEYLVHQGRPVYLVDYGPVNFAHRGLGIEHWVDSVVPAAVEIVAAQPGVDRVHVMGWSLGGIFTAFTAAAHPELPLASVTAVASPFDLRQVPLLALARPIDRIAGPLVGPAYRAMGGVPAPLTRLGFQVSSLDKYLTKPLAMIAHADDRDFLAQLEGVDRFMASMYAYPGRTFGQLYHVVMRSNEFASGTMELAGRPVELAKIDVPVLVVAGTGDTLAPEAAVRHLLDLVTGSPQSRLVRAPGGHLGVLTGRAARRTTWPAMEVFFRQHDDGVRAADGG comes from the coding sequence GTGGCACCCCCCAAGATCGGGCTCCCCCGCACGCTCGGGTCGGCCCGCACCAACCTGTCCGACAAGCTGCGGCGCAAGCCCATCGCCGACCTGCGCGGCATGCCCCGCGAGGTCGTCGAGGAGCGTGCGTCGTTCACGCTCTACCGCTACCTGCCCGTCGCCGGCATCGAGCCGCAGGGGCGCCCCGTCCTGCTGGTCCCGCCGCTGGCCGCGCCCGCGCTGGCCTTCGACCTGCGGCGTGGGTGCAGTGTCGTGGAGTACCTCGTGCACCAGGGGCGGCCGGTCTACCTGGTCGACTACGGGCCGGTCAACTTCGCGCACCGCGGTCTCGGCATCGAGCACTGGGTCGACAGCGTCGTGCCGGCAGCCGTCGAGATCGTCGCCGCGCAGCCGGGCGTCGACAGGGTGCACGTCATGGGCTGGAGCCTGGGCGGCATCTTCACGGCGTTCACCGCCGCGGCGCACCCCGAGTTGCCGCTCGCGTCGGTCACGGCCGTGGCCAGCCCGTTCGACCTGCGCCAGGTGCCGCTGCTCGCCCTCGCGCGTCCGATCGACCGCATCGCCGGGCCTCTCGTCGGTCCTGCCTACCGGGCGATGGGCGGGGTCCCGGCCCCTCTGACGCGCCTGGGGTTCCAGGTGTCGAGCCTCGACAAGTACCTCACCAAGCCGCTCGCGATGATCGCGCATGCCGACGACCGCGACTTCCTCGCCCAGCTCGAGGGGGTCGACCGCTTCATGGCGTCGATGTACGCCTACCCGGGGCGCACCTTCGGGCAGCTGTACCACGTCGTGATGCGGTCCAACGAGTTCGCGTCCGGCACGATGGAGCTCGCCGGACGCCCCGTCGAGCTGGCGAAGATCGACGTCCCCGTGCTGGTCGTCGCCGGCACGGGCGACACGCTGGCACCCGAAGCGGCGGTGCGCCACCTGCTCGACCTCGTCACGGGGTCGCCCCAGAGCCGGCTCGTGCGGGCACCTGGCGGGCACCTCGGCGTCCTGACCGGACGCGCGGCGCGGCGCACCACGTGGCCGGCGATGGAGGTCTTCTTCCGTCAGCACGACGATGGAGTCCGGGCCGCCGACGGGGGATGA
- a CDS encoding Fpg/Nei family DNA glycosylase, whose translation MPELPEVNALVELLDERMAGAVVASVELASFAVLKTFDPPASALQGLEVSGVSRHGKFIDIDVSGIHVIVHLAKAGWLRWSDKLPDTRLKLGASNIAARVRLDRGDGPTVGFDVTEAGTRKGLAMYIVRDPAEVAGIAALGPDPLADGFELRPLLARRMQVKRLLRDQKIIAGVGNAYSDEILHAAKLSPFAIAESLDDDQVERLEAALQDVLREAVDEARGKPADELKDDKRTRMRVHGRAGETCPVCGDTVLEVTYAQSALQYCPTCQTGGKPLKDRTTSKFLK comes from the coding sequence ATGCCCGAGCTTCCCGAGGTCAACGCACTGGTCGAGCTGCTCGACGAGCGGATGGCCGGTGCCGTCGTCGCATCGGTCGAGCTCGCGTCGTTCGCGGTCCTGAAGACGTTCGACCCGCCCGCGTCGGCCCTGCAGGGTCTCGAGGTGTCGGGGGTGAGCCGCCACGGCAAGTTCATCGACATCGACGTCAGCGGCATCCACGTCATCGTCCACCTGGCCAAGGCCGGCTGGCTGCGGTGGTCCGACAAGCTCCCCGACACCAGGCTCAAGCTGGGGGCCAGCAACATCGCCGCCCGGGTGCGGCTCGATCGGGGGGACGGCCCGACCGTGGGCTTCGACGTGACGGAGGCCGGCACCCGCAAGGGCCTGGCGATGTACATCGTCCGCGACCCGGCCGAGGTGGCCGGCATCGCGGCGCTCGGCCCCGACCCCCTCGCCGACGGGTTCGAGCTGCGTCCGCTGCTGGCACGTCGCATGCAGGTCAAGCGGCTGCTGCGCGACCAGAAGATCATCGCCGGCGTGGGCAACGCGTACAGCGACGAGATCCTCCACGCCGCGAAGCTGTCGCCCTTCGCGATCGCCGAGAGCCTCGACGACGACCAGGTCGAGCGGCTCGAGGCGGCCCTCCAGGACGTCCTGCGCGAGGCGGTCGATGAGGCCCGCGGCAAGCCCGCCGACGAGCTCAAGGACGACAAGCGCACCCGCATGCGCGTGCACGGCCGGGCCGGCGAGACCTGCCCCGTCTGCGGCGACACGGTGCTCGAGGTGACCTACGCCCAGTCGGCGCTGCAGTACTGCCCGACCTGCCAGACCGGGGGCAAGCCGCTCAAGGACCGGACGACGAGCAAGTTCCTGAAGTAG
- a CDS encoding DMT family transporter, which produces MAIVLSLVSALAYGVSDFLGGIFSKRVSPWQVAVVGQTSSGVLSLVAALVVSGSPTGHDLAFGALAGLGGGFGAAFLYRGLSTARMGVVAPLSAIGTALIPVVVGVVTGDRPSTTVVVGIVLAFPAIALISRVADAEPGHRGGVVDGTLAGVGFGLLFVFLGQIGDDAGLMPLAMSQLTSIVSVVVTAMVLRQAWMPRSRADWSAVVMGPLGATAQGAFLYASQHGLLSVVSVISSLYPASTVVLAAVVLREKILRWQAVGLLTAAAAVALVAAG; this is translated from the coding sequence GTGGCCATCGTCCTGTCGCTCGTGTCAGCCCTCGCGTACGGCGTCTCGGACTTCCTGGGCGGCATCTTCTCGAAGCGGGTCTCTCCGTGGCAGGTCGCCGTGGTGGGACAGACATCGTCGGGCGTGCTGAGCCTCGTGGCGGCCCTCGTCGTGAGCGGCTCCCCGACCGGGCACGACCTGGCGTTCGGCGCGCTGGCCGGGCTCGGCGGCGGTTTCGGCGCGGCCTTCCTCTACCGCGGCCTGTCGACCGCGCGGATGGGGGTCGTCGCGCCGTTGTCGGCGATCGGGACGGCCCTGATCCCGGTGGTCGTGGGTGTCGTCACCGGTGACCGTCCGTCGACGACGGTCGTGGTCGGGATCGTGCTGGCCTTTCCCGCGATCGCCCTGATCTCCCGGGTTGCCGATGCCGAACCGGGCCATCGCGGCGGCGTCGTCGACGGGACGCTGGCGGGCGTGGGCTTCGGGCTGCTGTTCGTGTTCCTCGGCCAGATCGGCGACGACGCCGGGCTCATGCCGCTCGCGATGTCACAGCTGACGTCGATCGTGAGCGTCGTCGTGACCGCGATGGTGCTGCGACAGGCGTGGATGCCGCGCAGCCGCGCGGACTGGTCGGCCGTCGTGATGGGACCGCTCGGTGCGACGGCCCAGGGCGCCTTCCTCTACGCCTCGCAGCACGGCCTGCTGTCGGTCGTGTCGGTCATCAGCTCGCTCTACCCCGCGAGCACCGTCGTGCTGGCGGCGGTCGTGCTGCGCGAGAAGATCCTGCGCTGGCAGGCCGTAGGGCTGCTGACCGCAGCAGCCGCAGTGGCTCTGGTCGCCGCGGGTTGA
- a CDS encoding ABC transporter — MDLRGLALLPLRVSVAATQATLGLGQLASPNGPILREGGYGTRLGQIISEGGLLDQIGRILADERGPIGLANTLADLTSDDRPIGKALARDGLLDRMADEDGPFVRLLEAGGPLDRALSEDGPLYRFLAPGGALDKLLAEEGALDRVLADGGALDKLLVQGGVLDRVLADGGVLERGLAEGGLVEQLLADDGMLERLLVPGGTLDQLVALGATLERLAPRLEALGDAIPGLNSAVGALSGAVEPLSSLAGRLPGGRRRSAVDASPVQPAELE, encoded by the coding sequence ATGGATCTTCGCGGGCTCGCCCTCCTTCCGCTCCGCGTCTCCGTGGCCGCGACGCAGGCCACGTTGGGGCTGGGACAGCTGGCCTCGCCGAACGGCCCGATCCTGCGCGAGGGCGGCTACGGGACGCGGCTGGGCCAGATCATCAGCGAGGGCGGCCTGCTCGACCAGATCGGCCGCATCCTCGCCGACGAGCGGGGGCCGATCGGCCTGGCCAACACGCTCGCCGACCTGACGTCCGACGACCGACCCATCGGCAAGGCGCTGGCCCGCGACGGCCTGCTCGACCGCATGGCCGACGAGGACGGACCCTTCGTGCGGCTCCTCGAGGCAGGTGGCCCGCTCGACCGGGCGCTCTCCGAGGACGGACCCCTCTACCGGTTCCTCGCACCCGGCGGTGCGCTCGACAAGCTGCTCGCCGAGGAGGGGGCGCTCGACCGGGTGCTGGCCGACGGCGGTGCGCTCGACAAGCTGCTCGTCCAGGGAGGAGTGCTCGACCGCGTGCTGGCCGACGGCGGCGTCCTCGAGCGGGGCCTGGCCGAGGGAGGGCTCGTCGAGCAGCTCCTGGCCGACGACGGGATGCTCGAGCGGTTGCTGGTGCCGGGCGGCACGCTCGACCAGCTCGTGGCCCTCGGGGCGACGCTCGAGCGGCTGGCACCTCGTCTGGAGGCGCTCGGCGACGCGATCCCCGGGCTCAACTCCGCGGTGGGGGCGCTCAGCGGGGCCGTCGAGCCGCTCAGCTCGCTGGCCGGCCGGCTGCCGGGTGGCCGCCGCCGATCAGCGGTCGATGCGTCCCCGGTGCAGCCCGCCGAGCTCGAGTGA
- the purL gene encoding phosphoribosylformylglycinamidine synthase subunit PurL, producing the protein MTDASSPVRPRLDTVAHATGTPDQAQPWSELGLKPDEYATIREILGRRPTGAELAMYSVMWSEHCSYKSSKVHLKKFGDLPQETPLGKTLAGIGENAGVIDIGQGYAVTFKVESHNHPSYVEPYQGAATGVGGIVRDILAMGARPVAVMDPLRFGPLDAPDTARVLPGIVAGVGGYGNCLGLPNIGGEVVFDETYVGNPLVNALCVGVLRHEDLHLAFASGVGNKVVLYGARTGGDGIGGVSVLASETFESTGPSKRPAVQVGDPFMEKLLIECTLELFAAQVVNGIQDLGGAGLSCATSELASAGSGGMHVELDTVPLRDSTLSPEEILMSESQERMMAVVEPHHLDAFMAICDKWDVEAVVVGEVTDGDHLVIDWHGETVVDVPPRSVAHDGPTYDRPYARPSWQDALQADPAEALARPATGDELRDQLFAVVSSPNMADKSWVTDQYDRYVQGNTVLAQPEDAGVIRIDDETNLGVAVSTDCNGRFAKLDPYVGAQLALAESYRNVAVTGALPLAVTDCLNFGSPENPDVMWQFEQATHGLKDACAVLGIPVTGGNVSFYNQTGDTPILPTPVVGVLGVIDDVRQRITQGFSAEGSHVLVLGETREELSGSTWADVVHGHLGGQPPVVDLAAECSLADLMVEAAKTGVVESAHDLSDGGLAMALAEASFRHGIGVTVDLDEPFVELFSESSARAMVVVAADRHDEFVGLAEKHGVELASVGRTGGDTIEVAGQLSVPIAELKAAWQATLPAVLGAHLA; encoded by the coding sequence GTGACTGACGCCTCCAGCCCCGTCCGCCCCCGCCTCGACACCGTGGCGCACGCCACCGGCACCCCCGACCAGGCGCAGCCCTGGTCCGAGCTGGGGCTCAAGCCCGACGAGTACGCGACGATCCGCGAGATCCTGGGCCGTCGTCCCACGGGTGCCGAGCTGGCGATGTACTCGGTGATGTGGAGCGAGCACTGCTCGTACAAGTCGTCCAAGGTGCACCTCAAGAAGTTCGGCGACCTGCCGCAGGAGACGCCGCTCGGCAAGACCCTCGCCGGCATCGGCGAGAACGCCGGCGTCATCGACATCGGCCAGGGCTACGCCGTCACGTTCAAGGTCGAGTCGCACAACCACCCGTCCTACGTCGAGCCCTACCAGGGCGCTGCCACGGGCGTCGGCGGCATCGTCCGCGACATCCTCGCGATGGGTGCCCGTCCGGTCGCCGTCATGGACCCGCTGCGCTTCGGACCGCTCGACGCGCCCGACACCGCGCGCGTCCTGCCCGGCATCGTGGCGGGCGTCGGCGGCTACGGCAACTGCCTCGGCCTGCCCAACATCGGCGGCGAGGTCGTGTTCGACGAGACGTATGTCGGCAACCCGCTCGTCAACGCCCTGTGCGTCGGCGTGCTGCGTCACGAGGACCTGCACCTGGCGTTCGCGTCGGGCGTCGGCAACAAGGTCGTGCTCTACGGCGCGCGCACCGGCGGCGACGGCATCGGCGGCGTCTCGGTGCTGGCGTCCGAGACCTTCGAGTCAACAGGCCCGTCCAAGCGTCCCGCCGTCCAGGTCGGCGACCCGTTCATGGAGAAGCTGCTGATCGAGTGCACGCTCGAGCTGTTCGCGGCGCAGGTCGTCAACGGCATCCAGGACCTCGGCGGCGCCGGTCTCTCGTGCGCCACGAGCGAGCTGGCCTCGGCGGGCAGCGGCGGCATGCACGTCGAGCTCGACACCGTCCCCCTGCGCGACTCGACGCTCTCGCCCGAGGAGATCCTCATGAGCGAGTCGCAGGAGCGCATGATGGCGGTCGTCGAGCCGCACCACCTCGACGCGTTCATGGCGATCTGCGACAAGTGGGACGTCGAGGCCGTCGTGGTCGGCGAGGTCACCGACGGCGACCACCTCGTGATCGACTGGCACGGCGAGACCGTCGTCGACGTGCCGCCGCGCTCGGTCGCGCACGACGGGCCGACCTACGACCGCCCCTACGCGCGTCCGTCGTGGCAGGACGCCTTGCAGGCCGATCCCGCCGAGGCACTCGCACGGCCTGCGACGGGTGACGAGCTGCGCGACCAGCTGTTCGCGGTCGTGAGCTCGCCCAACATGGCCGACAAGTCGTGGGTCACCGACCAGTACGACCGCTACGTGCAGGGCAACACCGTGCTGGCCCAGCCCGAGGACGCCGGCGTCATCCGCATCGACGACGAGACCAACCTCGGTGTGGCCGTCTCGACCGACTGCAACGGTCGCTTCGCCAAGCTCGACCCCTATGTCGGTGCGCAGCTCGCGCTCGCCGAGTCGTACCGCAACGTCGCCGTCACGGGCGCGCTGCCGCTCGCGGTCACCGACTGCCTCAACTTCGGCTCGCCCGAGAACCCCGACGTCATGTGGCAGTTCGAGCAGGCCACGCACGGCCTCAAGGACGCCTGCGCGGTGCTGGGCATCCCCGTCACGGGCGGCAACGTGTCGTTCTACAACCAGACCGGCGACACCCCGATCCTGCCGACGCCCGTCGTCGGCGTGCTCGGCGTCATCGACGACGTGCGGCAGCGCATCACGCAGGGCTTCTCCGCCGAGGGCAGCCACGTGCTGGTGCTCGGCGAGACCCGTGAAGAGCTGTCGGGATCGACGTGGGCCGATGTCGTCCACGGCCACCTCGGCGGTCAGCCGCCTGTCGTCGACCTCGCCGCGGAGTGCTCGCTCGCCGACCTCATGGTCGAGGCCGCCAAGACCGGTGTCGTCGAGTCGGCGCACGACCTGTCCGACGGCGGGCTCGCGATGGCCCTGGCCGAGGCGTCGTTCCGTCACGGCATCGGCGTCACGGTCGACCTCGACGAGCCCTTCGTCGAGCTGTTCAGCGAGTCGTCGGCCCGCGCGATGGTCGTCGTCGCCGCGGATCGTCACGACGAGTTCGTCGGTCTCGCCGAGAAGCACGGCGTCGAGCTCGCGTCCGTCGGCCGCACTGGCGGCGACACGATCGAGGTCGCCGGTCAGCTGAGCGTCCCGATCGCCGAGCTCAAGGCCGCGTGGCAGGCCACGCTGCCGGCGGTGCTCGGCGCGCACCTGGCCTGA
- a CDS encoding sterol carrier family protein → MAGTMARYAALTHEEFAQICERLDAGEPSRADLKAATKHLAALLVAKAPGASVEVRIPPFAAVQVVEGSRHTRGTPPAVVEMDAATWIALGRGRLGWADATVRASGERSDLSPLLPLDVA, encoded by the coding sequence ATGGCCGGTACGATGGCGCGATACGCCGCCCTGACGCACGAGGAGTTCGCGCAGATCTGCGAGCGGCTCGACGCGGGGGAGCCGTCGCGCGCCGACCTGAAGGCCGCGACCAAGCACCTGGCCGCCCTGCTGGTCGCCAAGGCGCCGGGCGCGAGCGTCGAGGTGCGCATCCCGCCGTTCGCCGCGGTGCAGGTCGTCGAAGGGTCACGGCACACGCGCGGCACACCACCTGCGGTCGTCGAGATGGACGCCGCCACGTGGATCGCCCTTGGCCGGGGACGGCTCGGCTGGGCTGACGCGACGGTGCGGGCATCCGGCGAGCGCTCCGACCTGTCACCGCTGCTGCCGCTCGACGTCGCCTGA